The sequence CTTGCCGTTTATAACGAATCGGGGAACCGGCTTTTTGATGAGAAATTTGATAATGATATCCTCGGTCCAAACTTATATTCTTTTACCGCGACAAAACAACTGATTGGAGTTACCGATGCAAACGAAAATGAGATTTATCTGTTTGAAACTTCGGGGAAACAATACGATGGTTTTCCATTGCCCGGGAACAGTGAGTTTTCTATCGGTAAATTAAAGAATGGTGGTCCGCTATGTCTGGTTGTTGGAGACGAAGATGGTGATTTGCTATGCTATGAATTGGAATAAAAAAAACCACGAAATATAATTCCGTGGTTTCTATATAAATGCTAAAAATTTTTCTAGATAATAAGCATTGCATCGCCATAAGTTCCAAAGCGATAACCTTCTTTAATGGCCACCTCGTAGGCTTCCATAACAAAATCGTAGCCCCCAAAAGCTGCAACCATCATTAATAACGTTGAATATGGCAGGTGAAAATTGGTGATCATGCTGTTTGCCACACTAAATTCATAGGGAGGAAAAATGAACTTATTAGTCCATCCTTCAAACGGTTTCAAAAATCCCTGAGTTGATACTGAACTTTCGAGTGTACGCATAACAGTTGTTCCAACTGCACAGACATTTCTTTTGTTTTGTTTTGCGGAATTTACCATTTCGCAAGCTTCATCTTTAATCCAGATTTGCTCCGAATCCATTTTGTGCTTTGTCAGGTCTTCAACATCTACACTGCGAAAATTTCCAAGTCCAACGTGTAGCGTGATGTAAGAAAAATCTACTCCCCTTATCTCAAGTCGTTTTAGTAATTCGCGACTAAAGTGCAATCCTGCAGTTGGAGCCGCAACAGCACCCTCATTCTTCGCGAATATGGTTTGGTAACGGTCTTTGTCTTCAGGTTGAACCGGACGATTGATAAATTTAGGAAGAGGTGTTTCTCCCAGGCTGTAAAGTGTTTGTTTAAATTCGTCGTATGGACCGTCGAATAAGAAACGTAGAGTACGTCCGCGCGATGTGGTATTGTCGATTACTTCAGCAACCAAAAGATCGTCGTCGCCAAAATAAAGTTTGTTACCAATACGTATTTTACGTGCAGGATCAACCAAAACATCCCACAAACGTTGTTCGCGGTTTAGTTCGCGTAGCAGAAAAACCTCGATTTCTGCTCCGGTTTTTTCTTTGTTACCGTGTAAACGTGCCGGAAATACTTTGGTGTCGTTAAACACCATTACGTCTTTATCATCAAAATAATCAAGCAGGTCTTTGAACAGTTTGTGTTCTATTGTTCGTGTTGCTCTGTTTAACACCATAAGTTTCGACTCGTCGCGGTTATCTGCCGGGTGCAAAGCAATCCTTTCCGGATCTAAATTGTACTTGAATTTTGATAACTTCATATTGTAATTAATTTATTAATAATCTGTTTTTATGTAATCTGCAAAGGTAATACAGTCAGTTGGTTTTTTGTTTCAGAAACCCGTTATACGGCAAAATTTTCAATTGGTTTCATTTATATTTAAATTTTCCAAAAAAAAGTTCACCTGAAAAGCGTCTTCTATCTTATAATCTCCAATTCGTGTTCTTCTTAATCCGGTTAAATAGGCTCCACATTGTAGAGCTTCTCCAATATCGCGAGCTAGCGACCGAATATACGTTCCTTTGCCGCACACTATTTTTAATTTTACTTCGGGTAGGCTAAACGATTCGATTTCAATGCTCTTAATAACAATCTTTTTAGCTTTTAGTTTTACATCTTCACCGTTTCGGGCATAATTAAATGCACGTTTCCCTTTTACTTTCACCGCAGAAAAAACAGGTGGAACCTGGTCGATTTCTCCAATAAACTGCGGCAGTTCTTTTTCGAAACTTTCGCGGGTAACATGTGTAAAATCATTTTGGCTGTCTTCCTCTGTCTCCAAATCGAAAGATGGTGTAGTTGCTCCAATTTTTAATGTGGCAATGTACTCTTTCTCGCCAAGTTGCAGCTCTTCGATTTTTTTGGTAGCCTTGCCTGTGCACAAAATAACTAATCCGGTTGCAAGCGGATCAAGTGTTCCGGCATGGCCAACTTTTAACTTTTTTATACCCATCATTTGGCACAGGTTGTAACGTACTTTGTTAACAACATCAAACGATGTCCATTCCAATTCTTTATCGAAAAGTAAAATTTCCCCACCAGGGAAATCGTATGTTTTTTTGAAATCGGGCATTAAGAATCTATAATCCAGTGTTTTAAGCCTGTTTTGAAAAATCAGGCTGCAAAGATAGCAATTAGCCCAATAAGAGCGCAATAAATTGCAAAATAAATTAATTTGCCACGTTTGACAATTTTAATCATCCACGAACACGCCAGCCATCCTGAAATAAAAGCAGTGACAAATCCAATAAACAATGGTAGTATATCTACTTTGGTCGATTTTAGTTCGCCGGTTACAATGTCGATAAAGGCAGCACCCAAAATTGGTATTAGAACCATAAGAAATGAAAAACGGGCTACATCTTCTTTTTTCCCTTTTAAAAGTAAGCCGGTTGCAATGGTTGCTCCACTACGCGATATTCCCGGCAGTGCAGCCAATGTTTGTGCAATACCAATAATAAATGCTTTCCCGAAAGTGATTTTCCCTTCGCTTTTATTCACAAATTGCGTGAGGCCCAACAACACTGCAGTAACAAGCAACATGCATCCAACAAAAAATAAATTCCCGGTGAAAATGGCTTCCAGGTTTTCGCGAAAAATCAGGCCGATAATGATAATGGGTATGGAAGAAAATAAAAGTTTAGCAATGTATTTGGTTGAATGGTTCCATTGAAAGGCAAGCAAATCTTTACCTAATTCTGAAATATCCTTTCTGAAAACAAGAATGGTGCTCAAAACTGTAGCAACATGAACTGTTAACACAAAAAGCAAATTGTTTTCATCTTTTATTCCCAACGCCGCGTGTGCAATTTCGAGATGCCCGCTTGAACTAACGGGGAGAAATTCAGTAAGTCCTTGAATTATGCCAAGAAGAAACGCTTGAAGTTCTGTCATGAGAATGCGACTAGTCTTCTTTTGGTTTTTTCATTATGGCGTAAATCTCAAAGGCAAATCCCAGTAGTAAAATTATCGGGGCGAGTGTAATTCTGCGAAAACTGAAAATATCTTCACTGAAAACAGTTGGGTCGTCGCTGCCGCCTCCTGCCATTAAAATAAATCCCAGAACAATAACGGCAAAGCCAATTGCCATTAATTTGTAGTTTTCTTTTCCAAGTGCAAACCCTGCTGAATCTTTTACTTCTTTACTCTTTTTTGCCATTGTTTTGTGAAATTGGTGGTGTAAATATAGTTAATAAAATAACTCATCAAATTTCATCCGCAGGAATTTGCCAAGGGCGAACCATGTAGAGACAAAGGAAATAATAAATCCAAGCGAAAAAACAATAATCACAATCAGCAAAATTGTTTTTATATCGGCAAAGTTTATTAATCCATAAAGCTCATTTTTATAAGTGTAAATCCCCCCAATTAAGATAGCGTTGGCAAGAATAGCTCCATAGGCGCCTAAAAATAACGTCTTGAGCAAAAAGGGCTTGCGAATAAAACCTTTGCTTGCCCCAACCATTTGCATGGTGTTTATAGTGAAGCGCTGCGAATATATTAATAAACGAATGGTGTTGTTAATAAGTCCAAAAAATATAAAAGTGAGTATGCCACTTATTACTAACA comes from uncultured Draconibacterium sp. and encodes:
- the queA gene encoding tRNA preQ1(34) S-adenosylmethionine ribosyltransferase-isomerase QueA encodes the protein MKLSKFKYNLDPERIALHPADNRDESKLMVLNRATRTIEHKLFKDLLDYFDDKDVMVFNDTKVFPARLHGNKEKTGAEIEVFLLRELNREQRLWDVLVDPARKIRIGNKLYFGDDDLLVAEVIDNTTSRGRTLRFLFDGPYDEFKQTLYSLGETPLPKFINRPVQPEDKDRYQTIFAKNEGAVAAPTAGLHFSRELLKRLEIRGVDFSYITLHVGLGNFRSVDVEDLTKHKMDSEQIWIKDEACEMVNSAKQNKRNVCAVGTTVMRTLESSVSTQGFLKPFEGWTNKFIFPPYEFSVANSMITNFHLPYSTLLMMVAAFGGYDFVMEAYEVAIKEGYRFGTYGDAMLII
- a CDS encoding DUF3098 domain-containing protein — protein: MAKKSKEVKDSAGFALGKENYKLMAIGFAVIVLGFILMAGGGSDDPTVFSEDIFSFRRITLAPIILLLGFAFEIYAIMKKPKED
- the truB gene encoding tRNA pseudouridine(55) synthase TruB, producing MPDFKKTYDFPGGEILLFDKELEWTSFDVVNKVRYNLCQMMGIKKLKVGHAGTLDPLATGLVILCTGKATKKIEELQLGEKEYIATLKIGATTPSFDLETEEDSQNDFTHVTRESFEKELPQFIGEIDQVPPVFSAVKVKGKRAFNYARNGEDVKLKAKKIVIKSIEIESFSLPEVKLKIVCGKGTYIRSLARDIGEALQCGAYLTGLRRTRIGDYKIEDAFQVNFFLENLNINETN
- a CDS encoding undecaprenyl-diphosphate phosphatase, with amino-acid sequence MTELQAFLLGIIQGLTEFLPVSSSGHLEIAHAALGIKDENNLLFVLTVHVATVLSTILVFRKDISELGKDLLAFQWNHSTKYIAKLLFSSIPIIIIGLIFRENLEAIFTGNLFFVGCMLLVTAVLLGLTQFVNKSEGKITFGKAFIIGIAQTLAALPGISRSGATIATGLLLKGKKEDVARFSFLMVLIPILGAAFIDIVTGELKSTKVDILPLFIGFVTAFISGWLACSWMIKIVKRGKLIYFAIYCALIGLIAIFAA